The bacterium genomic interval TGCTGCTTGGACGAGCGCATCCACAGGTGGCGGTGCTCCATCAGGAAAGCCGGCCCGTGCTCCTTGGGGGTGATGGGATAGTCCTGGGTCAGCTGGACGATGTTGAGGCCGGTGACCCCCAGCTCAAAACCCGAGGGCGACCGCTTGTCCTCCTTGACCAACCCCTTGACGATGATGGAGGATTCCTGGGTGACCTTGTCGCCCAGCTCAAAGACCGCATCCCCCACCTCGCTCTTGACCATCACGCCCTGGATCACGCCCGAGCCGTCCCGGATCTGCAGGAAGTGTATCTTGCCCGAGGAGCGCTTGTTGTACAGCCAACCCTTGAGGGTGACCTCCTGCCCCAGGTGTTTCCCGATATCTGAAATATAAACCCAGTCCAGTTTCATAGATCCTCCGTAAATTCAAACCGCAGTCCGGCCGGGACGTGGACAGACTTAGATAATGTTTCTTGTTGACGCATTAAAGGGCTGTAGAATCATAAATTTACCAAACTTCCAGCATATAGTCAAGCAAAAAGGCCCGCCGATTGCGGGCCTTTTTGAACGGCGATTCCTTGCGCTACTTGAGGATCACCAGCTTCTTAAATGACGCGCTTTTCCCGTCGATCTGAAGATCGGCAAAATAAACACCCTGGGGCAGGGCGGAACCAAGGTCCCACCTCAGTTTCACCGTTCCGGGATTTATATTCCCCAAGTCTTTCTGGGCGGCCTTTTGCCCCAGCAGGTTGTAAACGGTGATGCGGGCTGTTCCGGCTTTGGGTGAATAGACCGTAAACTCCGCCTTGCGGTAAAGTGGATTGGGAAAGATGTTGATCCGGACCGTTCCGGCCAGGCCCTCCAGCAGTTTTCCCGTTTCCACCCCCAAGGGATCATCCACCCAGAACCCGTTGCTTAAGCCGCTGATGGTCTTGCCATTGAAGTACGAACAGGCGATGCTGTCCTTGAGTGCCCCGAGGGCGATGTTCACGTCGCCGCTCCAGACCCCGGCGGCAAAAGCCCCGGTGGAATCCGGGGTCAGCGTCCCGGTCATGTCCCACATGTCCGCTTTGCCGGTAAAACTGGTGACCGTATCGTCAAAGAAGTCCCGGGCCGAAAGGCTGATGGCGAAAGGCACATTCTTTAGCTGCATCCCGATGGGATCCACCGCAAAGTGGTGCAGCCCGGAGTTGACCACATCGAACAATCCGCTGGTATCGTTGGCTACGCCGTCGTCAATGACAATGAAATCGTTGCGCATGGTGTCGCTGATGGTGATGCTGGCTGCGGCCAGCCCGCCGGTGAAATTGGCTATGAACGGACTTATGGTCCCGGTCTGGTCGCTGATCAGAACCGATCCATTATAACTGGCCAGAAGGATCCCCAGCGAATCCAGTGCGCTGATCCCCAGCGGAAAGGCCACCCCCACTGTATCCGGCGTGGCGACTGGGTCGAAAGCAAACCTGTGGCTGGCCTGGGCCGCCGTAGTATCGATACTGGTCACCACGGCGAAGATATGATTGGCGTAATAGGTCTTGGCTGTCTTGGGTTTGAATTGAACGCTAAGATTTTTTATATCCTCCCACAACCATTGGGCCCGCTGGACGGTAATGTCAAAGGATCTTGTGATCTCCGTGCCGCTCAGCCCCAAGGGGGCGGAAGCCGTGCCCTGAACCTCATCGTAGAATGGCACCAGCTGAAGTTTGCCCTTGGAACCGGCCAGATAGCACTTGGCGTATATCACCACGCCCGTGATCCGCTGGTTGATGGTGTCTGACGGATCAGCCAGTCCCACCCTAAAATTCTTGCTGCCGTTGGCCGCGCCGGTCCCGACGGTATAAAGGCTGTCATCAACATAGCTGTAGGGAACATTGACCCAAGCCCCGGCTGCGGCCAGGGAATCATTGGCCGGCAGCACCATTACTCCGGCCTGGGCGGTAAAAACTGCCGCCATTATTAATAATGTGGAAACGCATAATGCTGTTTTTTTCATAGCATTACCTCCCTAATTGTTGCTGAAAATATCCATGGATAACATTATTAATATAACATAGTATTTATCAAATAGCAATATACCGGGGGTATCGTTTAAATCCCTTGATTTTCATTTATTTAAAAACCTGCTGACCATAAACATGTATAACTATTTGATGATTATTTGCAGTTTTATTTTATGCATGCAAAAACCCCTGCCATTATAATGGCAGGGGTTTGACAAAAAGAGGTCCTTAGTTGCCGTTGACCACGATGCAGGTGACTGTCCTGCCGACGCCCTTGGTGCCCTGGATCTTGGCGATGATCAGCTTGGTGAGCTCGCCCAGATTCGGGGATTCCACATAGGCCACGATATCGTGCAACCCGGTCACCACGTGGGCCTGTTTCACTCCCTTGATCTTGCGCAGAGCGCGGACCACCGCCTCGGCCTTGCCGGACTCGCAATTGATGAATTCATAAGCAGCAAACATTAGTATTCTTGCACCTCCTTTCGGAATATAATATGATGTTTTGTAGTCTATAAGATATCATAAATCGTCGCCTTTGTCAACCCGCTCAAACTTTCCCCCGGTCTTTAAAAAGGCAAAGATGAACTGGTCCAGGTCGCCGTTCATCACCGCCTGGACATCCCCGTTCTGCTGGCCGGTGCGGTGGTCCTTGACCATGGTGTAGGGCTGGAAGACGTAGGAGCGGATCTGGCTGCCCCAGGCGATGTCGGCCTTGCCGGCCTCCAGGTGCTGGCGCTTCTTGTCCTCCTCGGCCTTGTAGTGCTGGTAAAGCCTGGCCCTTAGGACCTTCATGGCGTTGATCCGGTTCTGGTACTGGGAGCGCTCGTTCTGGCTGCAGACCACGATCCCGGTGGGGATGTGCACCATCCGTATGGCCGTCTCCACCTTGTTGACGTTCTGGCCCCCGGCCGATCCGGCCCGGTAGACGTCGATCCGCAGGTCGGCCTCGGCGATGTCCACCTTGATCTCGTCGTCGACCTCGGGATAGACGAAGATGGAGGCAAAGGAAGTGTGCCGCCTTTTGTTGGCGTCAAAGGGGGAGATCCTTACCAGCCGGTGCACCCCGATCTCGGCCTTGAGGTACCCGAAGGCATATTTCCCGATAACCTCCATGGTGACGCTTTTGATGCCGGCCTCGTCCCCCGGCTGGAGGTCTATCATCTTGTAAGCATAGCCGTTGCGGTCCATCCACCGGGTGTACATCCTAAGCAGCATCTCGGCCCAGTCCTGGCTTTCGGTGCCGCCGGCCCCGGGATGGATGGACAGGATGGCATCCCGGGCGTCGTCCTCGCCCCGCAGCATGTGGCGGTATTCCAGGGTCTCCACCCCAGTATCCAGGGATCTCAGGTCGTTCTCTATCTCGGTTAGCGAAGCATTATCATCCGCCTCCACCATTTCCAGAAGATCGGTGGCATCAGTGCATTTCTTGTCCAGCTGCCTCCAGGCCTCCACCCAGTCCTTGCGCAAGTTGGCCTGGGCGATCACTTCCTTGGCCTTGAGGTTGTTGTTCCAGAATCCCGGCCCGGCCATCTGTTCCTCGTATTGCGCCAGTTCTTTCTCTAATTTATCGAGGTCAAAGATACCTCCGCAGGTGAGCCAGTTTTTCCCGGGCCGCCTTGCAGCCCTGCTTCAGTTCGGGGATCGTCATTTTATGCCTTGCAATATATGTTATGAGATTTTGTTTTCATGATACTGATTTTAAACCAATCCTTGTTTAAAATCAAGTTGAACTTTGCGCCAACAGAAAGTTGTGGATCATTTTCACTTTTTCCTTCAGGCCGGATGGACTGCCGTTATTGACTATGATGATGTCCGCTTCCCGTTTAAGTTTTGAGACCGGAAGCTGGGAGGCTATGATTCTCCGGGCCTGGGCTGGGGAAATTCCCTTGGCCGTGAGCCGCTCCAATCTGGTCTTTACCGGTGAGTCCACCACTATCAGGAGATCCAGGTTTTTCTGCAGGCCCCAGGGGACGATCAGCGCGGCATCAATGATCAAAAGTCCCTTAAAGCCGCTGTTTTTGATTTTTGATTTTTGATTTTTGATTTCTCGCAAGATGTAAGGATGGACTATCCTGTTCAGTCTTCCCAGTTCCCTTTTGCGCCCAAAGACGATCTTCCCCAGAGCCTTCCTGTTTATCCCGCCCCCGGTCACTATGGACGATCCGAAAGCTTTGACGATCTTGCCGTGGCAGGGCGAGCCTTTTTTAAGCAGGCTGTGCCCTATCCGGTCTGCGTCAATGACCCGGGCGCCCAGTTCGCGGAAATAGTTGGCCGCCGTACTTTTGCCTGAGCCGGCTCCGCCGGTCAGGCCGATGACTGCCATTTTTGTTCTGCTTTTCATTGCCGGCATAATGAATTTGCTTTTTCCTTTTAGCATGGTGTCCCCTGATTCCCTGATGCGGTCAGTGCGCTTCGAACCAGTTATCCCCCTCGCCCATCTCCACCACGATCGGCACCGAAAGCTCCACCGCCTGTTCCATTTCGTGCTTGACCAGTTTCTTCACCTTGGCCAGCTCTTCCTGATGAACCTCGAACAGCAGCTCGTCGTGGACCTGGAGGATCATCTTGCTTTTGATCTTCTCCTCTTCAAACCTCCGGGATATGTTGACCATAGCCAGCTTGATCAGGTCGGCGGCCGTGCCCTGGATGGGGGTGTTGACCGCGGTCCGCTCGGAAAAGGCCCGGCGCTGGCCGTTCTCGGAGTTGATCTCCGGCAGGTAGCGCCTCCTGCCCAGCATGGTGCAGACGAAGCCGTCCTTTTTGGCCTGGGCGGTGGTCAGCGCTATCCAGGCCTGCACCTGGGGGAATTGGCTGAAATAATGTTCGATGAAATGCGAGGCCTCCTCCACCCCTATCCCCAGCTGCTGGGAAAGCCCGTAGGGCCCCATGCCATAGACGATGCCGAAGTTGATGGCCTTGGCCTTGCGCCGCATGTCCGGCTCCACCTGGTCGGGCTTGACCCCGAACACCGCCGAGGCGGTCTCGCTGTGGATGTCCCGGCCCGACTTGAAGGCCTGCCTTAAGTGCTGGTCGCCGGAAAGGTGGGCCACCAGGCGCAGTTCAACCTGGGAATAGTCGGCCGACAGCAGCAGCTGACCCTTGGGCGCAATAAAGCCCTTGCGGATCTCCCGCCCCACCCCCTCCCGCATCGGGATGTTCTGGAGATTGGGGTCCGAGGAGGACAGCCGCCCGGTCTCGGTGAGAGCCTGGTTGAAGGTGGTGTGCAGTCGGTGGGTCTTGGGATCGGCGGCCAGCGGCAGGGCGTCGCTGTAGGTGGATTTCAGCTTGTAGAGCTGGCGGTAATCCAGTATCAGTTTGGGCAGGTCGTGGTGCAGGGCCAGCTTGGTCAAAACGTCCACGTCGGTGGAAAAGCCGGTCTTGGTCTTCTTGCCCTTGCCGATCTTGAGTTTTTCGAAAAGTATCGCCCCCAGCTGTTTGGGGGAATTCAGGTTGAACTCCTCCCCGGCTATCCGGTAGATCTCCTTTTCCAGTTTGTTCACCTGCCGTTCCAGTTCCTTGGACATCTGGCTGAAGACCGGCACGTCCAGCAGTATCCCCTCCAGTTCCATCTCCGCCAGTATCTTCACCAGCGGCATCTCGATCTCTTTGAACAGCTGGACCAGTTCCTTGTCCTTAAGCTCCGGCTCGAATTTGGACCTCAGCGAAGACACCGCGTCGGCCCGCCTGGCCATCAGCTCGTCGGTCAGGCCGGACTCGGCCGAAAAGTCAAGCTCGGTCTGCTTCTTGGCGGGCCCGCCCTGCTGGGCCAGGCTGATCCCCAGGTGCTCCTCGGCCAAAGCCTCCAGCGACTGGTGGTTGCGCTTGGAGGGGTCCAGCAGGTAGGAGGCGATCATGGTGTCGAACATCGTCCCGTTCAGCTGGATCCCTGCCAAAGACAGGGCCTTGATGGCCTTCTTCAGGTCATGCCCGGCCTTGATGATCTCCGGGTCTTCGAAGGAATTCTTTAGCTTCTCGATGTCCGGGCCGCCGATGATATGGGCCTGGCCCCGGCAGAATAGGCATAGTTTTGAGGGCCGGCCTTCAGCTGTCTCCAATTCCAGGCACATCTCTCCCTCGCGCTTCAGCCGTCCGGCCAGCAGTTCCAGCTCGGCCTTGCCGGTGACCGCCTGGGGCGCCACCTTCTTGATCTGCCCGGAGACGAACTCGTGGTATAGGGTATTGAATTCCAGATCTTTGAAAAGTTTGGCCAGAATTTCCTGGTCCGGCTGGTGGGTCTTAAGCGAAGCCAGCGAAATGTCGGGAAGCTGGTCCAGGTGCAGGGTCACCAGCTCCTTGCAGAGCTGGGCCTGGTCCTTATGCTCTTCCAAAAGATTTTTTATCCGGGGCTTCTTGACCTTATCCAGGTTCTTATAAAGGTCGTCGAACGAACCGAACTGGATTATCAGGTCGGTGGCTGTCTTGGGGCCGATCCCCGGAACCCCGGGCACGTTGTCGGCCGTGTCGCCGGACAGGGCAAAGATGTCCTTGATCTTGTCCGGGGTCACCCCGTATTCCTTAAAGACCTCCTCCGGACCGTAGATTGATTCGTCGCTCTTACCCAGCCGGGGCTTGATCACCTTGATCCGCTCGGTCACCACCTGCAAAAGATCCTTGTCCCCGGTGGCAATGTAGCTCATCCAGCCCTTGGCCTCGGCCTGCTTGGCCAGCCCGGCCAGCACGTCGTCGGCTTCAAAGCCGTCCTGCTGCAGCACCGCGATGTTCAGGGCCTTCAGGATCTCCTTGATCCGGGGCAGCTGGGAGCGCAGTTCCTCGGGCATGCCGGGGCGCTGGGCCTTGTACTCGGCGTATTTCTTGTCGCGGAAGGTGGGGGCCGAGGTGTCGAAGGCCACCCCGATGTAGTCGGGCTGGTGCTCCTTGATCATCCGCATCAGCATGTTGGTGAAGCCAAAGGAGGCGCTGGTGTTCTCCCCCTTGGAGTTGATCAGGGGATTGCGGATGAACCCGAAGTGGGCCCGGTAGGCCAGGGCGGTGCCGTCGACCAGGATGAGTTTAGGCATACCCAGTCCCTTCAGAATATAAATTCAATAAATTAAACATGTTTTCCTAATAGGTCAGATAAGACGTATCACTTTTCATTGTAGTGAAATTGTTGTCGATTTTGACAAACTCCACATCTCTTGCCTCCCAGAAACCTCTTTTTACAAGCAAACCAATATTACCCATAGAGTCGCGTTCTACCACTGCAACATCCATTACTAAGAAATCCTGAGAATCATAATATTTTATCCAGCTTTTTAAGGACCGAGTGTTAACAGTATTACTATCTAAGGTGATAAAAGCATACAGCCCAAAACTAGAATTGTTCGGGTCTTTTACCCATTCACAATTTACAAGGTAGTAGCATGTGCTATCATTGTTGTCTACTATTTTATGTACATTAAAATCTGCGTTAATTATAGTATCAGTTGGCATCTTTTTATTGGCGCCATCATTCACGTTTAGATTTTTATTCCATTCACTAATTAGCTCTCTTCGTTTTATGTTTAGCCATGTTCCTATTGTTCCTTTTTCTTCCTTTTTTATTTCATTTATTTTTGAAAAATCGTAACGTTTTACGATATTGTGCATGTATGGCATTACAATGCAATTGTCTATTGTGCCTGATGTATAATATTTTAAATTGATTGTGTCTTTTATAATTCTTGTAGTATATAAGTGATGGGAAAAATCATAATAATCCAAATACTCAAATATTATTGAATCTACTGTTGCAGACTCTCTTCGCCCCCATGGCATACAAACAGTAATTGTATCACCTTTTTTGAACCTTGCATTAACCCATACATCTTCAACATTCTGAAGATATGGTTTCAGGGCTGAGCCTGCCGGCAAATGTGTAGCCGGAAATAAAATAGACTCATTACTTGAATACTCGCCTAACCAATAATCGCTATTATCTTCCACGGGTATATATGCCGTATCACTTGGCAATTGTGTAAGGTTTAAATTATACGGCGTATTTATGGTTTTCCCTGGTTGCCAAGGCACCATTTTACTTTCTTCACTTCTTTTAAATAACACATATAACGCCCCACTTATAGCAATTACGAGCGATATTATCAACCATATTATGAATCGTTTTCTTTTCATTATACGCCTCATATTTT includes:
- a CDS encoding T9SS type A sorting domain-containing protein → MKKTALCVSTLLIMAAVFTAQAGVMVLPANDSLAAAGAWVNVPYSYVDDSLYTVGTGAANGSKNFRVGLADPSDTINQRITGVVIYAKCYLAGSKGKLQLVPFYDEVQGTASAPLGLSGTEITRSFDITVQRAQWLWEDIKNLSVQFKPKTAKTYYANHIFAVVTSIDTTAAQASHRFAFDPVATPDTVGVAFPLGISALDSLGILLASYNGSVLISDQTGTISPFIANFTGGLAAASITISDTMRNDFIVIDDGVANDTSGLFDVVNSGLHHFAVDPIGMQLKNVPFAISLSARDFFDDTVTSFTGKADMWDMTGTLTPDSTGAFAAGVWSGDVNIALGALKDSIACSYFNGKTISGLSNGFWVDDPLGVETGKLLEGLAGTVRINIFPNPLYRKAEFTVYSPKAGTARITVYNLLGQKAAQKDLGNINPGTVKLRWDLGSALPQGVYFADLQIDGKSASFKKLVILK
- a CDS encoding Lrp/AsnC ligand binding domain-containing protein, which translates into the protein MFAAYEFINCESGKAEAVVRALRKIKGVKQAHVVTGLHDIVAYVESPNLGELTKLIIAKIQGTKGVGRTVTCIVVNGN
- the prfB gene encoding peptide chain release factor 2 (programmed frameshift) translates to MTIPELKQGCKAAREKLAHLRGIFDLDKLEKELAQYEEQMAGPGFWNNNLKAKEVIAQANLRKDWVEAWRQLDKKCTDATDLLEMVEADDNASLTEIENDLRSLDTGVETLEYRHMLRGEDDARDAILSIHPGAGGTESQDWAEMLLRMYTRWMDRNGYAYKMIDLQPGDEAGIKSVTMEVIGKYAFGYLKAEIGVHRLVRISPFDANKRRHTSFASIFVYPEVDDEIKVDIAEADLRIDVYRAGSAGGQNVNKVETAIRMVHIPTGIVVCSQNERSQYQNRINAMKVLRARLYQHYKAEEDKKRQHLEAGKADIAWGSQIRSYVFQPYTMVKDHRTGQQNGDVQAVMNGDLDQFIFAFLKTGGKFERVDKGDDL
- the coaE gene encoding dephospho-CoA kinase (Dephospho-CoA kinase (CoaE) performs the final step in coenzyme A biosynthesis.), with the protein product MAVIGLTGGAGSGKSTAANYFRELGARVIDADRIGHSLLKKGSPCHGKIVKAFGSSIVTGGGINRKALGKIVFGRKRELGRLNRIVHPYILREIKNQKSKIKNSGFKGLLIIDAALIVPWGLQKNLDLLIVVDSPVKTRLERLTAKGISPAQARRIIASQLPVSKLKREADIIIVNNGSPSGLKEKVKMIHNFLLAQSST
- the polA gene encoding DNA polymerase I, with the translated sequence MPKLILVDGTALAYRAHFGFIRNPLINSKGENTSASFGFTNMLMRMIKEHQPDYIGVAFDTSAPTFRDKKYAEYKAQRPGMPEELRSQLPRIKEILKALNIAVLQQDGFEADDVLAGLAKQAEAKGWMSYIATGDKDLLQVVTERIKVIKPRLGKSDESIYGPEEVFKEYGVTPDKIKDIFALSGDTADNVPGVPGIGPKTATDLIIQFGSFDDLYKNLDKVKKPRIKNLLEEHKDQAQLCKELVTLHLDQLPDISLASLKTHQPDQEILAKLFKDLEFNTLYHEFVSGQIKKVAPQAVTGKAELELLAGRLKREGEMCLELETAEGRPSKLCLFCRGQAHIIGGPDIEKLKNSFEDPEIIKAGHDLKKAIKALSLAGIQLNGTMFDTMIASYLLDPSKRNHQSLEALAEEHLGISLAQQGGPAKKQTELDFSAESGLTDELMARRADAVSSLRSKFEPELKDKELVQLFKEIEMPLVKILAEMELEGILLDVPVFSQMSKELERQVNKLEKEIYRIAGEEFNLNSPKQLGAILFEKLKIGKGKKTKTGFSTDVDVLTKLALHHDLPKLILDYRQLYKLKSTYSDALPLAADPKTHRLHTTFNQALTETGRLSSSDPNLQNIPMREGVGREIRKGFIAPKGQLLLSADYSQVELRLVAHLSGDQHLRQAFKSGRDIHSETASAVFGVKPDQVEPDMRRKAKAINFGIVYGMGPYGLSQQLGIGVEEASHFIEHYFSQFPQVQAWIALTTAQAKKDGFVCTMLGRRRYLPEINSENGQRRAFSERTAVNTPIQGTAADLIKLAMVNISRRFEEEKIKSKMILQVHDELLFEVHQEELAKVKKLVKHEMEQAVELSVPIVVEMGEGDNWFEAH